Within the Sporomusaceae bacterium genome, the region GAGGAAACGAATAAGACCGGGCCATGATGGCCCGGTCTTCGCTTTTGGCGCTAGATGGGGAAGCAGGGGCGGCGCGGGAAGCAGCCTTGGCGAGGGAAGCAGAAGCCGACCGGGAAGCAGCCGACCTGACGGGGGAAACAGAAACGGCGGGGGAAGCAGCCGAAGAAGAAGCCCTGACGGGGGAAGCAGAAGCGGCGCGGGAAGCAGCCGAAACCGAAGCCGAAGCCGGTGCCGAAGCCGGCGCCGATGAAAATCTGGCGGTCGTCTCTGGAGTCGTCATCCCATTCGTCGATTTCGGGGTAATCCCATACTGGTCTGCGCATTGTGTTCGCTCCTTTCCTGATAATAGAGTTTTGCTACATAATATGTAAAGGCGATGGTTGTTGTTACTATCACGCCAGGGCGCGGAAAAGAACGAAGCCACCCGCAATGGGTGGCTTTGCGTTTTTGGGCTGTAATTTAGGCTGGTCAAAAACGAGCATAGCTAGGCGCACCGGATAAGCAGACACACAACGCTTTAGCGTTGATGTGATCGCTTATACCCGAAAGGGTGCGAGCGCGCCGCGACGACGGCCCCGGATGGGCCTAGTGCCGGACGCGCCATGGATGGCGAAAGCGGCCGGCCGCGTACACGGACGTACGCTAGCAAGCGCTCTGAGGAGCAACGACGCTAGGCGAAGCTTTTCAACGGCCTGGTGACTATTTGGCGCCGCACGCTTTGACGATGAGGGCGTTATACGCTTCGATGAGTTTGCGGGTGACGGCGCCGGGCTGGCCGTCGCCGACGGTGGCGGTGTCCATGCGGACGAGGGGCATGATTTCGGTGTTGGTGCCGGAGACGAAGGCTTCTTCGGCTTTGAGGGCGAAGGCCTGGTCGAAGCCTTTTTCGACGACGGTGAGGCCGAGTTGGGGGGCGAGCTGTTCGAGGATGATGGTGCGGGTGACGCCGCGGAGGATGAGGTTGCTGACGGGGTGGGTCCAGAGGACGCCGTCTTTGACGATGAAGAAGTTGCTGCTGGAGCCTTCGGTGACGATGCCGTCGCGGATCTGGACGGCTTCGAAGGCGCCGACTTCTTTGCCCCGCTGTTTGGCGAGGAGGTTGCCGAGGAGGTTGATGGATTTGATGTCGCACCGCATCCAGCGCTCGTCGGGGACGAAGGAGCCTTTGGCGCCGCTGGCCTGGAGCTCGACGTTGGTTTTGGCGGGGCGTATGGACATGGTGAGGCGGGGTACCATATTTTCGGGGAAGGCGTGGGCCCGGGGGGCGACGCCGCGGGTAATCTGGAGGTAGATGGCCGCTTCGGTGAGGCCGCTTTCGGCGATGAGCCGCTCGTGGAAGGAGGCGAGTTCTTCGAAGGTGTAGACGGCGGGGATTTTGAGTTCGCGCAGCGATCTGTAGAGCCGGTCCATGTGGGGTTTGAGGGCGAAGGGTTTGCCGTTATAGACGCGGGTTACTTCGTAAACGCCGTCGCCGAATTGGTAACCGCGGTCTTCCATTTCGACGATTTTTTCTTTGAGGTCGATTATCCGGCCGTCAATGAGTCCGATGGGTCCCATGTTATCCATCCTTTCTGTTTCGGGTGTTTAGTTTTATTCCCCGCCGGCCCGGATATTCCTGCCAGGCGGCGGCCGTCGGCAGGAAAAGTACCGCGCGGCGGGGAAGTTAGCGGAGAGTTTTCATGAAGGAGTGAGGTTAATGTACTGGAAGAAACCAGGTTTGTCGAATACGGCCGCTACGGTGGAGCTTGCCCTGGCCAAGGCTGCCGACGCCGGGATAAGCGATATTGTGGTGGCGTCGTGCAGCGGGGCGACGGCGGGCCTGCTGGCCAGCAAGGCGCCGAATGTGGTGTGCGTGACTCACGCGCAGGGGTATGCGAAGCCGGGGGAGAACGAGATGCCGGCCGAGGTGCGGGCCGAGCTTACGGGCCGCGGGGTTAAGGTGCTGACGACGACGCATGTGCTGTCGGGGGCGGAACGGGGCGTAAGCGGCAAGTTCGGCGGAACGTATCCGGTGGAGATTATGGCGCATACGCTGCGGATGTTCGGCCAGGGTGTGAAGGTGTGCGTGGAGGTGGCGGTGATGGCGCTGGACGCCGGCCTGATCCCGCACGGCCGCGAGGTGATCGCGATCGGCGGCACCGGCAAGGGCGCGGATACGGCGGTGGTGATAAGGCCGGGACACGCGGCGAGTATTTTTGATACGTATATTGTGGAGATTATTTGTAAGCCTTAGGATT harbors:
- a CDS encoding pyruvate kinase alpha/beta domain-containing protein, with product MYWKKPGLSNTAATVELALAKAADAGISDIVVASCSGATAGLLASKAPNVVCVTHAQGYAKPGENEMPAEVRAELTGRGVKVLTTTHVLSGAERGVSGKFGGTYPVEIMAHTLRMFGQGVKVCVEVAVMALDAGLIPHGREVIAIGGTGKGADTAVVIRPGHAASIFDTYIVEIICKP
- the dat gene encoding D-amino-acid transaminase: MGPIGLIDGRIIDLKEKIVEMEDRGYQFGDGVYEVTRVYNGKPFALKPHMDRLYRSLRELKIPAVYTFEELASFHERLIAESGLTEAAIYLQITRGVAPRAHAFPENMVPRLTMSIRPAKTNVELQASGAKGSFVPDERWMRCDIKSINLLGNLLAKQRGKEVGAFEAVQIRDGIVTEGSSSNFFIVKDGVLWTHPVSNLILRGVTRTIILEQLAPQLGLTVVEKGFDQAFALKAEEAFVSGTNTEIMPLVRMDTATVGDGQPGAVTRKLIEAYNALIVKACGAK